One Cryptomeria japonica chromosome 9, Sugi_1.0, whole genome shotgun sequence genomic window carries:
- the LOC131033476 gene encoding taxadiene 5-alpha hydroxylase — MDVFHIIRATLEEKLQWESFPAPLSLSLTTLAAIILVLLLLRSKRQSSAKLPPGNLGLPLVGETLKFLGALRSNKAQEFFDERIAKYGDVFMTSLTGYPTIVVCGDKGNRLLLSNENKLVVVSWPASFLKLMGQDSVAAKTGEEHRILRAAIDTFFGPSALQNYVAQMSSEIRQHIDEKWKGKDQVKVLPLVRELLFSIACSLFFGIREENQLRPLHNLLETVLSGNLSVPINLPGTRFNQAVKARAKLDEMLLSLIEKRRSDLSAGRASPTQDLLSVLLTFRDERGNPLRESEIIDNFSGLLHASYDTTISPITIMFKLLSSNPDCYEKMAQEQLDIVSKKKKGEEIQWKDLRDMKYTWQVAQETLRIFPPSFGTFRKAITDINYNGYTIPKGFKVLWTTYTTHHKEKYFSNPEKFMPSRFDEDATPIPPYTYVPFGGGLRKCPGWDFSKTEILLFMHHFVRNFSGYKAVDPDEKISADPVPPLPVNGCPIKLYPRN; from the exons ATGGATGTCTTCCATATTATTAGGGCAACACTTGAAGAAAAGCTCCAATGGGAGTCTTTTCCCGCTCCTCTTTCTCTTTCCCTAACAACCCTAGCCGCCATCATTCTAGTCCTTTTGCTCCTGCGTTCTAAGCGCCAATCCTCTGCTAAACTCCCACCTGGGAATCTGGGCCTCCCTCTAGTGGGCGAAACTCTGAAATTCTTAGGAGCTCTTAGGTCTAACAAAGCCCAAGAATTTTTCGATGAGAGAATTGCAAAATATGGGGATGTTTTCATGACTTCTCTAACTGGGTATCCCACAATAGTGGTGTGTGGTGACAAGGGAAACCGGTTGCTTTTGTCCAATGAGAATAAGCTTGTGGTGGTTTCATGGCCGGCCTCTTTTCTGAAACTGATGGGTCAGGATTCTGTCGCCGCCAAAACTGGAGAAGAGCATCGAATCTTACGCGCCGCCATTGACACCTTCTTTGGGCCTTCGGCCTTGCAGAACTACGTTGCCCAGATGAGCTCTGAAATCCGGCAACATATTGATGAGAAGTGGAAGGGAAAAGATCAAGTGAAAGTGCTTCCTCTTGTAAGAGAGCTTCTGTTTTCTATTGCATGCAGTTTGTTTTTCGGCATAAGGGAGGAGAATCAATTGCGGCCACTTCATAATCTTTTGGAGACTGTTCTTTCTGGGAATTTGTCTGTGCCCATAAATTTGCCGGGGACTCGCTTTAACCAAGCGGTTAAGGCCAGGGCTAAGCTGGATGAAATGCTTCTGTCTTTGATAGAGAAGAGAAGAAGTGATTTGAGTGCTGGAAGGGCGTCTCCAACACAGGATTTGTTGTCTGTGTTGCTGACGTTCAGAGACGAAAGAGGGAATCCTTTGAGAGAGTCAGAGATCATCGACAACTTTTCTGGCTTACTCCATGCTTCGTATGACACCACCATCTCACCCATCACTATCATGTTCAAGCTCTTATCTTCCAATCCTGATTGCTATGAAAAGATGGCGCAAG AGCAACTTGACATAgtttcaaagaaaaagaaaggagaagaaatcCAATGGAAAGATCTAAGAGATATGAAATATACATGGCAAGTGGCTCAAGAAACATTGCGCATTTTCCCTCCATCTTTTGGGACATTTCGCAAGGCTATCACAGATATAAATTACAATGGTTATACAATTCCAAAAGGATTTAAA GTTTTGTGGACAACTTATACTACACATCACAAAGAAAAGTACTTTAGTAACCCAGAAAAATTCATGCCTTCGAGATTTGATGAGGATGCAACTCCCATTCCTCCTTATACATATGTACCATTCGGTGGAGGCCTACGCAAATGTCCAGGTTGGGACTTTTCAAAGACGGAGATATTGCTATTTATGCATCattttgtgaggaatttcagtggatACAAGGCAGTTGACCCAGATGAAAAAATATCAGCAGATCCAGTGCCTCCTCTACCTGTCAATGGATGTCCCATCAAACTTTATCCAAGAAACTAA